TTCAGATAGAATATTTGCTTCAGAAGTCTAATTTTAAAAAAGGCTTTCGGGAATGGGAAATTAATGTCATCAGGACGTGAACTTGAAAACAAAAAAAAAGTCCTTTCTGAATACCTACGGGTATCGCCTGACAAAATCACCGAGTCAAAAGGAACCCTTTATTCATTCAGGGCACTTTATCACGGTCCAAACCGGGCATATCTTGTCCTTACAGACATTGAAGCAAACGTTGCTGCAAGAAGGGCAATAAAATCACGCATGTGGCTTATCTCTTTGGAATCAATCTTTTCATACTTTGACATCGACTCATATCCGGCAGATGCACTGAATAAAATATCAACTGAAGAAATTCGAAAAATAAATGCAGAGATTACAAAACTGGTTGATAAAACCTGTGGAACAGAGATTCTTGCCGAAAAAATGCTTCAGCTTGGAAACAGGGCGAATATTCTGGCAGATTATGATCAAAAAGAAAGAATTTTTAATAATTACTTCATTTACAGACTTTTTTAAGACTTTTAATTTTAACCGGACAGACTGAAAAATAAATATGAAAACTTCTAAAAATATTGTTTGAAAATAATGATTGGAAATATTGTTTAAAATATTGACGTCTTATTGAATAATATTTCTAAAAATTAAAAAAAATACATTACTTTTGTTAAATAAAGGGTGGGAATAAATAACATTCTTTTTATAGGGGTGTATCCAGAATTATATCATTAGCAGAACTAATTAAAAAAAGTTTCTGCTTTCCACATGGGGATAGTAGGGTGGAATAGATGAGTGTAGGATTGATATCTAAAATTTTAAAAAGAGCATTAGAAGGAGACTATTCTGTAAGAATAAATTCAGAAGAAGTCGGAGAAGAGTACAAAGAACTTGCAGAAGCAATAAACACTGCTATTGAATTTCTTATTGACTCAAAAAGCACGTGTGATAATGTTCAGATGATGATTCGGCAAAATCCGGTTCCAATGGTTTTGCTTGACAAAAACTTCAGGGCAATTGATGTCAATGCCGCATATGAAAAGATGATGGGTGAGACAAGACAAAAACTGCTTGGCATGGAGGCAACAGATTATAAAATAAAAACCCTGAAAGGTAACGGAGTTGATAATCTCTTCATTGCCGGAAAGAAAGTAACCTCCATCCTTGAATTTACATTCAAAGACGGAAGAAAAATTATTGTCGAACAACAGGGAGTGCCTCTTAAAGACAGGTCCGGAAACACTGAGATGGGTCTTTTTGTATTCTATGACATAACAAAGCAAAAGGAAGAGGAAGAAGAGATTAAAAAGCAGATGAACCAGATAAAGGTTCTTCAGGAAAGGACAGAGTCTATTGTTCAGGAAAACCCGATGCCCATTATACTCTGTGACAAATCCTTCAACATAAGAGTTGTGAACCAGGCATATTCAGCTATTTCAGGAATAAGCAGAGAAAAACTTCTTAAGATGACCCTTCGTGACTTTGAGGTGTTAAACACAGAAGGTGAAGGACTAAAGAAGGTTTTTGAGAACAAAACAAGAAGCACCGGGATTGTAACCGTTAAATTCCCAACCGGCATCGCCATTTTAGAACAGTACGGAATACCAATACTAAACTCAAACGGGGATATTGTAAACATATTAATTGTCTACAATGACATCACAGAAGTCCGCTCAAAACAGGAAGAAGTCGAAAATTTAATGAAAGAAGCTCATGAAAAAGCTGATATTTTAGAGAAAAGTGCCAATGAGGTCGCAGAAGCGATGAATTCAATAAAAGACGGCAATTTCACAAATAGACTTGAAATAATCGATGGCGATCCTTTAAAATCATTAAAAGAGGACTACAACAGTTCAGTTGCACACTGCAGTCAGTTATTCTCTGATGCAATATCATGCATGACTGATATTCAAAACAACATGAAAGACGCTTCATCAGGTTCTGCAGAAATTACGAAAGCATCAGAACAGGTTGCTCTAAGAAGTCAGAAATCTGCAGATCTTTCAGGTACACTCCAGCTTCAGATAGAAAATATCACACGCTCAATTTCAGATCTTTCTGCATCAAACGAAGAGATT
The genomic region above belongs to Methanomicrobium antiquum and contains:
- a CDS encoding methyl-accepting chemotaxis protein gives rise to the protein MSVGLISKILKRALEGDYSVRINSEEVGEEYKELAEAINTAIEFLIDSKSTCDNVQMMIRQNPVPMVLLDKNFRAIDVNAAYEKMMGETRQKLLGMEATDYKIKTLKGNGVDNLFIAGKKVTSILEFTFKDGRKIIVEQQGVPLKDRSGNTEMGLFVFYDITKQKEEEEEIKKQMNQIKVLQERTESIVQENPMPIILCDKSFNIRVVNQAYSAISGISREKLLKMTLRDFEVLNTEGEGLKKVFENKTRSTGIVTVKFPTGIAILEQYGIPILNSNGDIVNILIVYNDITEVRSKQEEVENLMKEAHEKADILEKSANEVAEAMNSIKDGNFTNRLEIIDGDPLKSLKEDYNSSVAHCSQLFSDAISCMTDIQNNMKDASSGSAEITKASEQVALRSQKSADLSGTLQLQIENITRSISDLSASNEEIASTSQEVLDQAKSVSGMGKDAQNLGLEATERMNSVADITNESVNEIEDLNKQLFEINNVIKLINEITSQINMLALNAAIEAARAGEHGRGFAVVAGEVKNLATDARNATEKIDNVVTRLQKTSENTVVSIKSANTQVESGVESVNAAIDSLNQIVSGAEQVTVNMGEIARAIEDQANITNQIVVDSEKSSEITLTSRKEIEELAALSEETNAAVEEINSAILEVTSLSEELGDSLGKMKV